In a genomic window of Streptomyces sp. NBC_01231:
- a CDS encoding SUKH-4 family immunity protein, producing the protein MPELPSDPAVAQFGPQGLRPISVPASYATVPASARTHLAQVGVPLHVGPYFIAADDTDGPTLGMYTGHRGIALQGDWAEWVRIGTDRLAHLCVRTDGSVQALFLGRGEAALFVNSDVAAFTHCAAALDRALPVIAASDGLQSAAEVFAALVQEIRQVDPEAVADRENWWPRVLDDVRHTLNFPFSSAFEYVGKDGAKQIVTAQAGPGRLHPEEQLWQQLSSAGVEPEQVRRVYCELEPCMMPGHYCSAWLQAVLPHAEFTHSFDYGDTAESREEGLKELITHAAQQARQ; encoded by the coding sequence ATGCCCGAGCTCCCCTCGGACCCCGCCGTCGCACAGTTCGGCCCCCAGGGGCTGCGCCCCATCAGCGTGCCTGCCTCGTACGCGACCGTGCCGGCCTCGGCCCGCACCCACCTCGCGCAGGTCGGTGTGCCGCTGCACGTCGGCCCGTACTTCATCGCGGCGGACGACACCGACGGGCCCACCCTCGGGATGTACACCGGCCACCGCGGCATCGCTTTGCAGGGCGACTGGGCGGAGTGGGTGCGCATCGGCACCGACCGGCTGGCGCACCTGTGTGTCCGCACCGACGGCTCCGTACAGGCCCTCTTCCTGGGTCGCGGCGAAGCCGCCCTGTTCGTCAACTCGGACGTTGCCGCCTTCACGCACTGCGCCGCCGCCCTGGACCGCGCCCTCCCGGTGATCGCCGCCTCCGACGGACTCCAGTCCGCCGCCGAGGTGTTCGCCGCGCTGGTCCAGGAGATCCGGCAGGTCGACCCGGAGGCCGTCGCCGACCGGGAGAACTGGTGGCCGCGGGTGCTCGATGACGTCCGCCACACCCTCAACTTCCCCTTCTCGTCGGCCTTCGAGTACGTCGGCAAGGACGGGGCGAAGCAGATCGTCACCGCCCAGGCCGGTCCTGGCCGCCTGCACCCCGAGGAGCAGCTGTGGCAGCAGCTCTCCTCCGCCGGGGTGGAGCCCGAGCAGGTCCGCCGCGTCTACTGCGAACTGGAACCGTGCATGATGCCGGGCCACTACTGCTCCGCCTGGCTCCAGGCCGTCCTGCCGCACGCCGAGTTCACGCACAGCTTCGACTACGGCGACACCGCCGAGTCCCGCGAGGAAGGCCTCAAGGAACTCATCACGCACGCCGCGCAGCAGGCCCGGCAGTGA
- a CDS encoding ATP-binding protein has product MTADPAPRWSRPASGREPAAAALLSWLGDPRAPGLAVVTGAEGSGKSRLLAWLIGHGTRPGTVSERRVHGFVPLPGQTATTAAWMLAEQLSIAARSPGDLLAALAADRRRTVIALPELHSAEQPGPLVELALDMASLEHVRVLVEARSGTEWAQALTAGPCARMDLDEPQWTDQTLRASWDAAHPVGPAGLAGQDPEPGEPFDLDDPASVCAADPWSVTIAYERSEESHGGLRAAWLRAGASLTREQPAAERALVLLAALGDAGDPRLPAALNSVARDASWTVVWHRVRGDVTPPWPGPVRSLAAGTGPLAGQLVVADHQGTVRVLDAESARSAGRLPHSAPGARATAEHGDGTVTVLDEHGLLHTQRATESAKPKGLAALLDDGPSAQEQLLEAVRKYTRRQQETVTALTGAGDRVVLGDAAGTVHVLTVGAEPRTAPLHRGRVTAVAGADLPVSAEGDTVLLLYTGGADGTVRAWAPHTDPMPEPVAARNCAVNAVAVATADAGLVLAIAWADGLVEHRALDDDRLRTFHPGSQAHALAFTADGDLVVGTDEALVRMR; this is encoded by the coding sequence GTGACCGCCGATCCCGCCCCGCGCTGGTCCCGTCCCGCTTCCGGGCGGGAGCCCGCGGCGGCCGCCCTGCTCTCCTGGCTCGGCGACCCCCGCGCCCCCGGCCTCGCCGTGGTCACCGGCGCCGAGGGCAGCGGCAAGTCCCGGCTCCTCGCCTGGTTGATCGGCCACGGCACCCGGCCCGGCACCGTCAGCGAACGGCGCGTCCACGGCTTCGTACCGCTGCCGGGTCAGACCGCGACCACGGCCGCCTGGATGCTCGCCGAACAGCTGTCGATCGCCGCCCGCTCCCCGGGCGACCTGCTGGCCGCGCTTGCCGCCGACCGGCGCCGCACCGTCATCGCGCTGCCCGAACTGCACTCCGCCGAGCAGCCCGGCCCCCTCGTCGAACTCGCCCTGGACATGGCCTCGTTGGAGCATGTGAGGGTACTTGTCGAGGCCCGCTCCGGTACGGAATGGGCGCAGGCGCTCACCGCCGGACCCTGCGCCCGCATGGACCTGGACGAGCCTCAGTGGACCGACCAGACCCTCCGCGCGTCCTGGGACGCGGCCCACCCCGTCGGCCCGGCCGGACTCGCGGGGCAGGACCCGGAGCCGGGGGAACCGTTCGACCTGGACGATCCCGCCTCGGTCTGCGCCGCCGACCCCTGGAGCGTGACCATCGCGTACGAACGCTCCGAGGAGAGCCACGGCGGACTGCGCGCCGCCTGGCTACGGGCCGGCGCCTCGCTGACCCGCGAGCAGCCGGCCGCCGAACGCGCCCTGGTCCTCCTCGCCGCTCTCGGCGACGCCGGTGATCCGCGACTGCCCGCCGCCCTCAACTCCGTTGCCCGAGACGCCTCCTGGACCGTCGTCTGGCACCGGGTGCGCGGCGACGTCACCCCGCCGTGGCCCGGGCCGGTCCGCTCCCTGGCGGCCGGTACCGGCCCCCTGGCCGGGCAACTCGTCGTCGCCGACCACCAGGGCACCGTGCGCGTCCTCGACGCGGAGAGCGCCCGCTCCGCCGGACGCCTCCCGCACTCCGCGCCCGGCGCCCGCGCCACCGCCGAGCACGGCGACGGCACCGTCACCGTCCTCGACGAGCACGGCCTCCTGCACACCCAGCGCGCCACCGAGTCCGCGAAGCCCAAGGGCCTCGCCGCCCTCCTCGACGACGGCCCCTCCGCGCAGGAGCAACTCCTCGAAGCGGTACGGAAGTACACGCGGCGTCAGCAGGAGACGGTCACCGCGCTGACCGGCGCCGGTGACCGTGTCGTCCTCGGTGACGCCGCCGGAACAGTGCACGTGCTGACCGTCGGCGCCGAACCGCGTACCGCCCCTCTGCACCGGGGGCGCGTCACCGCGGTCGCCGGGGCCGACCTGCCCGTCTCCGCGGAGGGTGACACGGTCCTCCTGCTGTACACGGGCGGCGCCGACGGCACCGTACGCGCGTGGGCCCCGCACACCGACCCCATGCCGGAGCCGGTGGCCGCCCGCAACTGCGCGGTCAACGCGGTGGCGGTGGCGACGGCCGACGCCGGGCTCGTCCTCGCGATCGCCTGGGCCGACGGCCTCGTCGAACACCGAGCCCTGGACGACGACCGGCTGCGCACCTTCCACCCCGGCAGCCAGGCCCACGCCCTCGCCTTCACAGCGGACGGGGACCTGGTGGTGGGGACGGACGAGGCGCTCGTGCGGATGCGGTGA
- a CDS encoding SUKH-4 family immunity protein: protein MLFDVTRSELVDIFGEDRVATVPAAAFPPAAADTEGARLLQTVGVPTGTLLLRRPDEDDGLLPLVQDVVSIEDFEDAAEGAGDWPVIGWLLNAHLALDPASGTVHAFDPDEETVTELHADVSSLVQVTLRLQRLLEEFTFSGDEDEEEADFERLDGEVERIREETSSVDPLPFQEDETVWSVVGDEIAAGQRFKGDSPGARSLYG, encoded by the coding sequence GTGCTTTTCGACGTCACCCGCAGCGAGCTCGTCGACATCTTCGGCGAGGACCGGGTCGCGACCGTGCCCGCCGCCGCCTTTCCGCCCGCCGCCGCGGACACCGAGGGCGCCCGCCTCCTGCAGACCGTCGGCGTCCCCACGGGGACGCTCCTGCTGCGCCGGCCCGACGAGGACGACGGCCTGCTGCCCCTCGTCCAGGATGTCGTCTCCATCGAGGACTTCGAGGACGCCGCGGAGGGTGCGGGTGACTGGCCCGTCATCGGCTGGCTGCTCAACGCGCACCTCGCCCTCGACCCCGCATCCGGCACGGTGCACGCCTTCGACCCCGACGAGGAGACCGTGACCGAACTCCACGCGGACGTCTCCTCCCTCGTCCAGGTCACCCTCCGGCTCCAGCGCCTGCTCGAGGAGTTCACCTTCAGCGGCGACGAGGACGAGGAGGAGGCCGACTTCGAGCGCCTGGACGGCGAGGTCGAGCGCATCCGTGAGGAGACGAGCAGCGTCGACCCCCTCCCCTTCCAGGAGGACGAGACCGTCTGGTCGGTGGTGGGCGACGAGATCGCCGCGGGCCAGCGCTTCAAGGGCGACAGCCCGGGAGCCCGCTCGCTCTACGGGTGA
- a CDS encoding prolyl oligopeptidase family serine peptidase: protein MTTEPDSFPRRHARTQRFTLGAPRAFTVSPDGSRVVFLRSSSGTDRANSLWVLDLADGGERVAADPRALLGGATEHLSPEERARRERSREGGGGIVGYATDTAAELACFALSGKLFAAELRAGTARELPTPGPVIDPRPSPDGRHIAYISRGALRVTGADGQGDRPLAEPEPSADATQVTYGLAEFIAAEEMGRSRGFWWSPESDRLLVARVDDTPVRRWWISDPAHPERDPQHVPYPAAGTDNADVRLFLIGLDGVRTEVVWDSALYPYLAHVHWSAAGAPLLLVQARDQRSQLFLAVDPATGRTRMVHADEDPIWLDLFPGVPCWSPSGHLVRIADEGGARVLAVGERPLTGAQLQVRAVLDVSAHDVLVSASAGEEAESPETGEVHVYRVNELGMERVSQEPGVHSAVRAGGVTVLVSATLDRPGARARVLRDGKETATVTSYAEDPGMSPRVTLTEGGARRIPCAVLMPTDYPDDTPLPVLLDPYGGPHGPRVVAAHNAHLTSQWFADQGFAVVVADGRGTPGRSPAWEKAIHHDFTVSLDDQVEALQDLAKSYPLDLSRVAIRGWSYGGWLAGLAVLRRPDVFHAGIAGAPVTDWRLYDTHYTERYLGDPAAHPDSYTRSSLVSDEGLSSPAEPHRPLMIVHGTADDNVVFAHALRLSSALLAAGRPHEVLPLSGVTHMTPQEQVAENLLLLQVDFLRRALRPGTSSPSSAAGDHP from the coding sequence ATGACGACCGAGCCTGACTCCTTCCCCCGCCGGCACGCCCGCACCCAGCGCTTCACGCTCGGCGCGCCGCGCGCGTTCACCGTGTCGCCAGACGGTTCGCGTGTCGTGTTCCTCCGCTCGAGCTCGGGTACCGACCGGGCCAACTCGCTGTGGGTGCTGGACCTTGCGGACGGCGGGGAGCGCGTGGCGGCCGACCCGCGCGCCCTCCTCGGAGGTGCGACGGAGCACCTCTCGCCCGAGGAGCGGGCGCGGCGCGAGCGCAGTCGGGAGGGCGGGGGCGGCATCGTCGGCTACGCCACCGACACGGCCGCGGAGTTGGCGTGTTTCGCCTTGTCAGGAAAGCTTTTCGCGGCGGAGTTGCGAGCCGGCACAGCTCGTGAACTCCCTACCCCCGGCCCGGTGATCGACCCGCGCCCCTCCCCCGACGGACGGCACATCGCGTACATCTCGCGGGGCGCCCTGCGGGTGACGGGCGCCGACGGCCAGGGCGACCGGCCGTTGGCCGAACCGGAGCCCTCGGCGGACGCGACGCAGGTCACCTACGGTCTGGCGGAGTTCATCGCGGCCGAGGAGATGGGGCGTTCACGGGGCTTCTGGTGGTCGCCGGAGTCGGACCGGCTGCTGGTCGCGCGGGTGGACGACACACCGGTGCGGCGCTGGTGGATCTCCGACCCGGCCCACCCGGAGCGTGATCCACAGCACGTGCCGTACCCGGCGGCGGGCACGGACAACGCGGACGTACGGCTGTTCCTGATCGGACTGGACGGAGTGCGCACCGAAGTCGTCTGGGACTCGGCGCTCTATCCGTATCTGGCGCATGTGCACTGGTCAGCGGCGGGTGCTCCGCTCCTGCTCGTACAAGCGCGCGACCAGCGCAGTCAGCTGTTCCTGGCGGTGGATCCGGCGACCGGTCGGACCCGTATGGTGCACGCGGACGAAGATCCAATTTGGCTTGATCTTTTCCCCGGGGTGCCGTGCTGGAGCCCGTCCGGGCATCTGGTCCGCATCGCGGACGAGGGCGGCGCCCGGGTCCTCGCGGTCGGCGAACGTCCGCTGACCGGGGCACAGTTGCAGGTCCGCGCGGTGCTGGACGTCTCCGCGCACGACGTCCTGGTCTCGGCGTCGGCGGGCGAGGAGGCCGAGTCCCCGGAGACCGGGGAGGTGCACGTGTACCGGGTGAACGAGCTCGGGATGGAGCGTGTGTCACAGGAGCCCGGCGTGCACTCGGCGGTGCGCGCCGGGGGCGTGACCGTGCTGGTGTCCGCCACCCTCGACCGGCCGGGCGCCCGGGCGCGCGTACTGCGGGACGGGAAGGAGACGGCGACTGTCACCTCGTACGCCGAAGATCCTGGTATGTCCCCGCGCGTGACGCTTACCGAAGGGGGCGCACGCCGAATCCCGTGCGCCGTGCTTATGCCTACGGACTACCCCGACGACACTCCCCTCCCGGTCCTCCTCGATCCCTACGGCGGCCCGCACGGGCCGCGGGTGGTCGCCGCGCACAACGCGCATCTCACCTCGCAGTGGTTCGCCGACCAGGGTTTCGCGGTGGTCGTCGCCGACGGCCGGGGCACCCCCGGTCGGTCCCCCGCCTGGGAGAAGGCGATCCACCACGACTTCACGGTCTCCCTGGACGACCAGGTCGAGGCCCTCCAGGACCTCGCGAAGTCGTACCCCCTCGACCTGTCCCGGGTGGCGATCCGCGGCTGGTCGTACGGCGGTTGGCTGGCGGGCCTCGCGGTGCTGCGCCGCCCGGACGTCTTCCACGCGGGTATCGCGGGCGCCCCGGTCACGGACTGGCGGCTGTACGACACCCACTACACGGAGCGGTACCTGGGTGACCCGGCCGCGCACCCGGACTCGTACACGAGGAGTTCGCTCGTCAGCGACGAGGGCCTGTCCTCGCCCGCCGAGCCGCACCGCCCGCTGATGATCGTGCACGGCACGGCCGACGACAACGTGGTCTTCGCGCACGCCCTACGCCTGTCCTCCGCCCTCCTCGCCGCCGGACGCCCGCACGAGGTGCTGCCCCTGTCCGGGGTGACCCACATGACCCCCCAGGAACAGGTCGCGGAGAACTTGTTGCTGCTTCAGGTGGACTTCCTCCGGCGGGCGCTGAGGCCGGGCACTTCCTCGCCTTCGTCGGCGGCCGGCGATCACCCGTAG
- the mshB gene encoding N-acetyl-1-D-myo-inositol-2-amino-2-deoxy-alpha-D-glucopyranoside deacetylase: MTELPARRLLLVHAHPDDESINNGATMARYAAEGARVTLVTCTLGERGEVIPPELAHLTGAALGEHRSRELAAAMRELGVDDFRRLGGDGRYQDSGMMGIADNDDPACFWQADVDEAAGHLVEVIREVRPQVLVTYDENGGYGHPDHIQAHRVAMRAVELAAESGCEIAKVYWNRVPRSVAEDAFARLERELPGLPFAKSAVIDDVPGVVDDEWITTEIDAPGYAAAKAAAMRAHVTQVTVAEPYFVLSNELAQPVFTTEYYELVRGNPAVGAVGAGGSAGERVDGRETDLFAGIDTAGGRSAGGQSAGIESAGIEETS; encoded by the coding sequence ATGACGGAACTGCCCGCCCGGCGTCTGCTGCTGGTGCACGCGCACCCGGACGACGAGTCGATCAACAACGGCGCGACCATGGCCCGCTACGCGGCCGAGGGTGCCCGGGTGACCCTGGTCACCTGCACGCTCGGCGAGCGGGGCGAGGTCATCCCGCCCGAACTCGCGCACCTGACCGGCGCCGCCCTGGGCGAGCACCGTTCGCGTGAGCTCGCGGCGGCGATGCGCGAGCTCGGCGTCGACGACTTCCGTCGGCTCGGCGGCGACGGGCGCTACCAGGACTCCGGGATGATGGGCATCGCCGACAACGACGATCCCGCCTGCTTCTGGCAGGCCGACGTCGACGAGGCCGCCGGGCACCTCGTCGAGGTGATCCGTGAGGTCCGTCCGCAGGTCCTCGTCACGTACGACGAGAACGGCGGCTACGGCCACCCCGACCACATCCAGGCGCACCGGGTGGCCATGCGGGCCGTGGAGCTGGCCGCGGAGTCGGGATGCGAGATCGCCAAGGTCTACTGGAACCGGGTGCCGCGCTCCGTCGCCGAGGATGCCTTCGCGCGCCTTGAGCGGGAGCTGCCGGGCCTTCCCTTCGCCAAGTCGGCCGTCATCGACGACGTACCGGGTGTGGTCGACGACGAGTGGATCACCACCGAGATCGACGCCCCCGGGTACGCCGCCGCGAAGGCCGCGGCGATGCGCGCGCACGTCACGCAGGTCACCGTGGCCGAGCCGTACTTCGTCCTCTCCAACGAACTCGCCCAGCCCGTCTTCACCACCGAGTACTACGAGTTGGTGCGCGGGAATCCGGCGGTCGGGGCGGTCGGGGCAGGCGGGTCGGCGGGGGAGCGGGTCGACGGGCGGGAGACCGACCTGTTCGCCGGGATCGACACCGCCGGTGGCCGGTCCGCCGGTGGCCAGTCCGCCGGTATCGAGTCCGCCGGTATCGAGGAGACGTCATGA
- a CDS encoding DUF6113 family protein — protein MSSAGRPSSLAQPLRRPSVGRVAAYLGLFVLGVVVAVAGALVQSGWFPGGLLLALAGEAGLCLGGARAARSRGGAVAPAGGWMLAVILLTASRPEGDFVFAAGGGSYLFLLGGMAVAVICATLAPGRQPDGDAVRLGK, from the coding sequence ATGAGTTCGGCAGGTCGTCCTTCGTCGCTCGCCCAGCCGCTGCGACGCCCCTCCGTCGGACGGGTCGCCGCCTACCTGGGGCTCTTCGTGCTCGGCGTGGTCGTCGCGGTGGCCGGGGCGCTGGTGCAGTCCGGCTGGTTCCCGGGCGGTCTGCTGCTCGCGCTCGCCGGCGAGGCGGGGCTCTGTCTGGGAGGCGCGCGCGCCGCCCGGAGCCGGGGCGGGGCCGTCGCGCCGGCCGGTGGCTGGATGCTCGCGGTCATCCTGCTCACCGCAAGCCGCCCGGAAGGTGACTTCGTCTTCGCAGCGGGAGGCGGCTCCTACCTCTTCCTGCTCGGCGGTATGGCCGTGGCTGTGATCTGCGCCACCCTTGCCCCGGGGCGGCAACCGGACGGCGACGCCGTCCGACTTGGCAAGTGA
- a CDS encoding ABC transporter ATP-binding protein, with the protein MTTTASVVAFDQVSKAYGAVRAVDGLTLTLRPGETVALLGPNGAGKSTTLDLLLGLKHSDSGSVRLFGATPREAIVAGRVGAMLQSGGLMDEVTVVELVRLACALHPRPYPVGDVLARAGVAQIADRKVDKLSGGQAQRVRFALATAGDSDLIVLDEPTTGMDVTTRQAFWATMREQADQGRTVLFATHYLEEADAIADRVLVLHRGRLLADGTAAEIKAKAGARRISFDVTDGPIDEAALRGLPFLTSLTVSHSGSAAGGGHTVRIQSSDADATVHALYGLDLYPRNLEVAGLGLEQAFVAITAAEEAKSK; encoded by the coding sequence ATGACAACGACAGCCTCGGTGGTCGCGTTCGACCAGGTGAGCAAGGCATACGGCGCCGTCCGGGCAGTGGACGGCCTGACCCTGACCCTGCGCCCGGGGGAGACCGTGGCGCTGCTGGGTCCCAACGGCGCCGGCAAGTCGACCACCCTCGACCTGCTGCTCGGCCTCAAGCACTCCGACAGCGGCAGCGTCCGCCTCTTCGGCGCCACCCCGCGTGAGGCGATCGTCGCCGGACGCGTGGGCGCCATGCTGCAGAGCGGCGGGCTGATGGACGAGGTCACGGTCGTGGAGCTGGTGCGGCTGGCCTGCGCCCTGCACCCGAGGCCGTACCCGGTCGGTGACGTCCTCGCCCGCGCGGGCGTCGCGCAGATCGCCGACCGCAAGGTCGACAAGCTCTCCGGCGGCCAGGCCCAGCGCGTCCGTTTCGCGCTCGCCACCGCGGGCGACAGCGACCTGATCGTCCTGGACGAGCCGACCACCGGCATGGACGTCACCACCCGCCAGGCCTTCTGGGCGACCATGCGCGAACAGGCCGACCAGGGGCGTACGGTCCTGTTCGCCACCCACTACCTCGAAGAGGCCGACGCCATCGCCGACCGGGTGCTCGTCCTGCACCGCGGCCGGCTTCTCGCCGACGGCACCGCCGCCGAGATCAAGGCCAAGGCGGGCGCCCGCCGGATCTCCTTCGACGTGACCGACGGTCCGATCGACGAGGCCGCGCTGCGGGGCCTGCCCTTCCTGACGTCCCTCACCGTGTCCCACAGCGGCTCCGCCGCGGGCGGCGGCCACACCGTCCGCATCCAGTCCTCCGACGCGGACGCGACCGTCCACGCCCTCTACGGCCTCGACCTCTACCCCCGCAACCTCGAAGTCGCCGGCCTCGGCCTGGAGCAGGCCTTCGTCGCCATCACCGCCGCCGAGGAGGCGAAGTCGAAGTGA
- a CDS encoding ABC transporter permease, translating to MNSLIKLELTRALRNRKFLFFSVIYPSVLFLIIAGNADSTTKVDGTGLTLPTYMMVSMASFGALTAVLMGNSERIAKEREAGWVRQLRLTTLPGRGYVLAKTASAAVVSLPSIVIVFVVAAAAKDVRLDAWQWLALTGAVWAGSLVFAALGVAIGYLASGDAVRPITMLTYFGLSMLGGLWMPTTTFPTWLQDIAEWLPTHAYAALGQAIEQSRAPHVQDLAILVVSFVLFAGGAAWLYRKDTLKA from the coding sequence GTGAACAGCCTCATCAAGCTGGAACTCACCCGCGCCCTGCGCAACCGCAAGTTCCTGTTCTTCTCCGTGATCTACCCGTCGGTCCTGTTCCTGATCATCGCGGGCAACGCCGACAGCACCACGAAGGTCGACGGCACCGGCCTGACCCTCCCGACGTACATGATGGTCTCGATGGCCTCCTTCGGCGCCCTGACCGCCGTCCTGATGGGCAACAGCGAGCGCATCGCCAAGGAACGGGAGGCCGGCTGGGTACGGCAGCTGCGGCTGACGACGCTGCCGGGCCGGGGCTATGTCCTCGCGAAGACCGCGAGCGCCGCGGTCGTCAGCCTCCCGTCCATCGTGATCGTCTTCGTCGTCGCGGCGGCCGCCAAGGACGTACGGCTGGACGCCTGGCAGTGGCTCGCGCTGACCGGCGCGGTCTGGGCCGGCAGCTTGGTCTTCGCCGCGCTCGGCGTCGCCATCGGCTACCTCGCCAGCGGGGATGCCGTCCGCCCGATCACGATGCTGACGTACTTCGGCCTGTCGATGCTGGGCGGGCTGTGGATGCCGACGACGACGTTCCCGACCTGGCTCCAGGACATCGCCGAGTGGCTGCCCACCCACGCGTACGCTGCCCTGGGGCAGGCCATCGAACAGAGTCGCGCCCCGCACGTACAGGACCTCGCCATCCTCGTCGTCTCCTTCGTCCTGTTCGCGGGCGGCGCGGCCTGGCTGTACCGGAAGGACACGTTGAAGGCGTGA
- a CDS encoding histidine kinase: MRQGRAADELPLMPLGQSPRSRRELLPKVLWIGVWLVFLSSPVHDLASGHHTTGGTLAGWLGLAAFVGIYLTAVFRNMSRSALPPRLVGALIAVLGALAVLLSLTLGSHWLGLFVYVSVACGATLPLRAAYWTIPVTAGAMTLVGLHVGEDEALDLLILVLLIGFAMTGVRQLVRTTVELRQARATVAQLAANEERLRLARDLHDLLGHSLSLITLKSELAGRMLPAHPDKAAQQVADIEQVSRQALVDVREAVTGYRRPRLADELAGTQVALTAAGITVETPAAEPDLEGIGEDSESALAWALREAVTNVVRHSGARRCTVDLARRQTLDGPVLELSVEDNGSGGPGAGAGNGLTGLTERLEKAGGSLDAGRTRHGFRLVARVPADSPADSPADVGSGA, from the coding sequence ATGAGGCAGGGCCGCGCGGCCGACGAGTTGCCGCTGATGCCCCTGGGGCAGTCTCCGCGCAGCCGGCGTGAACTGCTGCCCAAGGTGCTGTGGATCGGTGTCTGGCTGGTCTTCCTCAGTTCACCCGTCCACGACCTGGCCTCCGGCCACCACACCACCGGCGGCACGCTGGCCGGCTGGCTGGGCCTGGCGGCCTTCGTCGGGATCTACCTGACCGCGGTGTTCCGGAACATGAGCAGGTCGGCGTTGCCGCCCCGGCTCGTCGGGGCCCTGATCGCCGTCCTCGGCGCGCTCGCCGTCCTGCTGAGCCTCACCCTCGGCTCGCACTGGCTCGGCCTCTTCGTGTACGTCTCCGTCGCCTGCGGTGCGACGCTCCCGTTGCGGGCGGCGTACTGGACGATCCCGGTCACCGCCGGCGCGATGACCCTCGTGGGCCTGCACGTCGGCGAGGACGAGGCGCTCGACCTGCTCATCCTGGTCCTGCTCATCGGGTTCGCGATGACCGGCGTACGCCAACTCGTGCGAACCACCGTCGAGTTGCGCCAGGCCCGCGCCACGGTCGCCCAACTGGCGGCGAACGAGGAGCGGTTGCGCCTGGCCCGGGACCTGCACGACCTGCTCGGCCACTCCCTGTCCCTGATCACCCTCAAGAGCGAGCTCGCGGGCCGGATGCTGCCCGCCCACCCCGACAAGGCCGCCCAGCAGGTCGCCGACATCGAACAGGTCAGCCGCCAGGCCCTGGTCGACGTACGCGAGGCCGTCACCGGCTATCGGCGCCCACGCCTGGCCGACGAACTCGCAGGCACCCAGGTCGCGTTGACAGCGGCCGGCATCACCGTCGAGACCCCCGCCGCCGAACCGGACCTGGAGGGCATCGGCGAGGACAGCGAGTCCGCCCTCGCCTGGGCCCTGCGCGAGGCCGTCACCAACGTCGTACGGCACAGCGGTGCCCGTCGCTGCACGGTGGACCTGGCGCGTCGCCAGACCCTGGACGGCCCGGTCCTCGAACTCTCCGTCGAGGACAACGGCTCCGGCGGCCCGGGCGCCGGAGCAGGCAACGGCCTGACCGGCCTCACCGAACGCCTGGAGAAGGCGGGCGGCTCCCTGGACGCGGGCCGGACCCGGCACGGCTTCCGCCTGGTCGCCCGTGTGCCGGCCGACTCACCGGCCGACTCACCGGCCGACGTAGGATCCGGCGCATGA
- a CDS encoding response regulator transcription factor, which yields MTRTIKVLLAEDQSMVREALAALLGLEDDIEVVAQVARGDEVLAAAREHAVDVALLDIEMPGATGIEAAAQLHREIPELKVVVLTTFGRPGYLRSAMEAGADAFLVKDAPAAQLAEAVRKVLAGERVIDPTLAAAALADGANPLTDREREVLRAAADGSTNAELATTLHLSQGTVRNYLSTAIQKLAVRNRAEAVRIAREKGWL from the coding sequence ATGACCCGCACGATCAAGGTCCTGCTCGCCGAGGACCAGTCGATGGTCCGCGAGGCGCTGGCCGCCCTGCTCGGCCTGGAGGACGACATCGAGGTCGTCGCCCAGGTGGCCCGCGGCGACGAGGTCCTGGCCGCCGCCCGCGAGCACGCCGTGGACGTGGCCCTCCTGGACATCGAGATGCCGGGCGCCACGGGCATCGAGGCCGCTGCCCAACTCCACCGGGAGATACCTGAGTTGAAGGTGGTCGTCCTCACCACCTTCGGCCGCCCCGGCTACCTCCGCAGCGCCATGGAAGCCGGCGCCGACGCCTTTCTCGTCAAGGACGCCCCAGCGGCTCAACTGGCCGAAGCGGTCCGCAAAGTACTGGCGGGAGAGCGGGTCATCGACCCCACGCTCGCGGCGGCGGCCCTGGCGGACGGCGCCAACCCGCTGACGGACCGGGAGCGGGAGGTGCTGCGCGCGGCGGCGGACGGCTCCACCAACGCCGAACTGGCGACCACCCTGCATCTGTCCCAGGGCACGGTCCGCAACTACCTGTCCACGGCGATCCAGAAACTGGCGGTACGCAACCGGGCGGAGGCCGTACGGATCGCCAGGGAGAAGGGCTGGCTGTAG